A single region of the Bacteroides luhongzhouii genome encodes:
- a CDS encoding SusC/RagA family TonB-linked outer membrane protein, giving the protein MNKHIILLFIILCIGLTRASAQHSITGKVLDATNQEPIPFASVTIKNVKSGTTTDNNGTFTLKVNNNDILIVSFMGYETKEVNIGTQKKVTILLSESSVLLDAVVVTGFQNLKKTTFTGSSVKIKADDINLPGETDISRMLEGKAAGVSIQNVSSTFGSAPKIRVRGATSINGENKPLWVVDGIVLEDVVNVSNDQLASGDPTTLLGSSVAGINTNDIETIDVLKDAAATALYGARAMNGVVVITTKRGKEGKPRIHYSGNYTVRAKPRYSEFNIMNSADQMSVYAEMERKGLLTSDIVNNQSSGIYGIMYNRINTWDETKQQYLLENTYAARHNFLMEHAAANTDWFDLLFSNSIMNEHTLSVSSGSQKSKSYISLGFLNDPGWTVADKVNRVTMNFRNDYQLNDKIGFSFQTVGSVRMQNAPGSLSRSSDVVSGISSRNFDINPFNYALNTSRALRAYDSTGEREYYTLNFAPFNILEELDNNYIKLNVIDLKAQAEFNWQIIKGLKYNFTGAIRYVRSKQEHEIHENSNMANAYRAAGNSTIRENNPYLYKDPSDPSAEPIVVLPKGGFYNTAENLLLNYDIRNSVSFSKIWNEKHEFNALLGQQIKYSDRQTNSNTGYGFQYDMGGTVSMNYLIMKQMIEQNFDYYSRALTYDRFAAFYANVDYTYDRRYSISGTVRYDGSNTMANSSSARWLPTWNISGKWNIGNEMFMKDFVWLDALAIRAGVGLTASMPPLSNATPIFINSNTTRPSTDIESGIEIYTLGNSDLTWEKSYQSNFGFDATFLKGRLDFSFDYFIRNSFDLLSVIKVSGIGGERYKWANSADLSASGFDITLSGKPIITKDFMWSSSFTMGYSKNEIKNSMQQPQVNTLVEITGGNKNGYPVNGLFSIPFAGLNPENGVPMFYDENGDITSDINFQSTSTDYLKYEGPTDPKYTGGFNNSFTWKGISLDIFFTFQAGNVIRLNPVFNSIYNDSQATPKEFFNRWEFRGDEKHTNIPAIADKDLISDLSSTYPYSAYNYSDIRVAKGDFIRLKSLSLGYTIPQKLFKSWKLFSDIRLRVTGKNLWLLYSDKKLNGQDPEFVNTGGVAQPIQKQVIFSLDVSF; this is encoded by the coding sequence ATGAATAAACACATTATTCTATTATTTATCATATTGTGCATTGGCCTTACAAGGGCCAGTGCACAACATAGTATTACCGGTAAGGTGCTAGATGCTACTAACCAGGAGCCTATCCCATTTGCCAGTGTCACTATAAAGAACGTCAAGAGCGGAACAACTACTGACAATAATGGTACTTTCACTCTGAAAGTAAATAATAACGATATTCTTATCGTCAGTTTTATGGGATATGAGACTAAAGAGGTTAACATTGGAACACAAAAGAAAGTCACGATATTATTATCAGAGTCCTCTGTTTTATTGGATGCTGTGGTAGTCACAGGATTTCAGAATCTCAAAAAAACAACTTTCACCGGCTCTTCCGTTAAAATCAAAGCTGATGATATTAATTTGCCTGGTGAAACAGACATAAGCCGTATGCTGGAAGGCAAAGCTGCCGGAGTATCGATTCAAAATGTATCAAGCACTTTCGGCAGTGCCCCTAAAATACGTGTACGTGGCGCAACATCTATCAATGGAGAAAACAAGCCGCTGTGGGTAGTAGATGGAATCGTCCTGGAAGATGTAGTAAATGTATCTAATGACCAACTAGCAAGCGGTGATCCGACAACCCTGCTAGGTTCCTCCGTAGCAGGTATCAATACCAACGATATCGAAACAATTGACGTATTAAAAGATGCTGCCGCAACAGCATTATATGGAGCCAGAGCTATGAATGGAGTAGTTGTAATTACGACTAAAAGAGGAAAAGAAGGAAAACCACGTATTCATTATAGCGGAAACTACACGGTACGGGCCAAACCACGTTATTCAGAATTCAATATTATGAATTCGGCCGATCAGATGTCTGTGTATGCAGAAATGGAACGAAAAGGTTTATTAACCTCGGACATTGTAAACAACCAGTCTTCCGGTATTTATGGAATCATGTATAACAGAATTAACACATGGGATGAAACAAAACAACAATACCTTTTAGAGAACACATATGCAGCCCGTCACAACTTTCTAATGGAACACGCAGCAGCTAATACAGACTGGTTCGATTTGCTATTTAGCAATTCCATAATGAATGAACATACATTAAGTGTATCAAGTGGTTCGCAAAAGTCGAAATCCTATATTTCCTTAGGCTTTTTGAACGATCCGGGATGGACTGTCGCCGACAAAGTGAACCGAGTCACAATGAACTTCCGAAATGACTACCAACTAAATGACAAAATCGGATTTAGTTTTCAAACAGTAGGTTCTGTCAGGATGCAGAATGCTCCAGGTTCATTAAGTCGTTCCAGTGATGTTGTAAGCGGTATTTCCTCACGTAATTTTGATATAAATCCATTCAATTATGCGCTAAACACAAGCCGTGCATTACGAGCATACGATTCAACTGGGGAACGGGAATATTATACACTCAACTTTGCCCCATTCAATATTTTAGAAGAGCTCGATAACAACTATATCAAATTGAATGTAATAGATTTAAAAGCCCAAGCCGAATTTAACTGGCAAATTATCAAAGGATTGAAATACAACTTTACCGGAGCTATCCGCTATGTACGTTCAAAGCAAGAGCATGAAATACACGAAAATTCTAATATGGCAAATGCCTATCGTGCAGCCGGCAATTCTACCATTCGGGAAAACAATCCCTACCTCTACAAGGACCCTAGTGATCCGTCAGCCGAACCGATTGTTGTTCTCCCCAAAGGGGGATTCTATAATACTGCCGAAAACTTATTATTAAATTATGATATTAGAAACTCTGTTAGTTTCAGCAAAATATGGAATGAGAAACATGAGTTCAACGCATTATTAGGACAACAAATCAAATATTCCGATAGACAAACGAACAGCAACACCGGCTACGGATTCCAATATGACATGGGAGGCACTGTTAGTATGAACTATCTTATAATGAAACAAATGATCGAGCAAAATTTTGATTATTATTCAAGAGCTTTGACATACGATCGTTTTGCCGCTTTTTATGCAAATGTTGATTACACCTATGACAGACGATATTCCATCTCCGGAACAGTACGGTATGACGGCTCCAACACAATGGCAAATTCCAGTTCAGCCCGCTGGTTGCCTACCTGGAATATCAGTGGAAAATGGAATATAGGTAATGAAATGTTCATGAAAGACTTTGTCTGGTTGGATGCATTAGCGATACGTGCCGGCGTTGGATTAACAGCCAGTATGCCTCCATTATCAAATGCAACACCTATTTTTATAAATTCTAATACTACGCGCCCAAGTACGGACATCGAATCAGGCATTGAAATTTACACATTAGGTAATTCTGATTTGACATGGGAAAAGAGTTATCAATCTAATTTTGGTTTTGATGCCACTTTCCTTAAAGGAAGGCTCGACTTCTCTTTTGACTATTTTATCCGAAACAGTTTCGACTTGTTAAGTGTAATAAAAGTCTCCGGAATTGGAGGAGAAAGATATAAATGGGCCAATAGTGCCGACTTAAGCGCCTCCGGTTTCGATATAACATTGTCAGGAAAACCTATCATAACAAAAGACTTCATGTGGTCAAGCTCCTTCACTATGGGATATTCCAAAAATGAAATCAAGAATTCAATGCAACAGCCACAAGTGAACACGTTAGTGGAAATCACAGGAGGAAACAAAAACGGATATCCGGTGAACGGGCTTTTCTCTATACCATTTGCCGGTCTGAATCCTGAAAATGGTGTACCAATGTTCTATGATGAAAATGGTGATATCACCAGTGATATCAATTTTCAAAGTACCTCGACGGATTATTTGAAATACGAAGGACCGACAGACCCCAAATATACAGGAGGATTTAACAACTCCTTTACTTGGAAAGGAATCTCATTAGATATTTTCTTCACTTTCCAAGCCGGAAATGTAATCCGATTGAATCCTGTATTTAACAGCATTTATAATGATTCTCAAGCAACCCCCAAAGAGTTCTTTAACAGATGGGAATTCAGAGGAGATGAAAAACATACTAATATTCCTGCAATAGCTGATAAAGATCTGATATCGGATTTAAGCAGTACTTATCCTTATTCAGCATACAATTATTCAGATATACGGGTAGCGAAAGGGGATTTCATCCGCCTTAAATCATTATCTTTAGGATATACCATTCCGCAGAAGCTTTTTAAGTCGTGGAAGTTATTCTCAGATATTCGTTTACGAGTAACCGGCAAAAACTTATGGTTACTATACTCTGATAAAAAATTGAATGGACAGGACCCTGAATTTGTCAATACCGGTGGTGTGGCCCAACCAATACAAAAACAAGTTATTTTTTCATTAGATGTCAGTTTCTAA
- the lgt gene encoding prolipoprotein diacylglyceryl transferase: MYSLLNITWNPNPELFNLFGISIRYYGLLWAVGIFFAYVVVHYQYRDKKIEEKKFDPLFFYCFFGILIGARLGHCLFYDPGYYLSHFWEMILPIKFMPDGNWKFTGYEGLASHGGTLGLIVALWLYCRKTKLHYMDVLDMIAVATPITACFIRLANLMNSEIIGKPTDVPWAFIFERVDMQPRHPGQLYEAIAYLILFFIMIYLYKNYSKKLHRGFFFGLCLTYIFTFRFFIEFLKENQEDFENNMMLNMGQWLSVPFIIIGVYFMFFYDKKKKKIA; this comes from the coding sequence ATGTATTCACTTCTCAACATCACCTGGAACCCGAATCCCGAACTATTCAACCTGTTCGGCATTTCTATCCGTTATTACGGATTATTGTGGGCAGTAGGAATATTCTTTGCTTATGTTGTTGTTCACTACCAGTACCGGGACAAAAAGATAGAAGAAAAGAAGTTTGACCCGCTTTTCTTTTACTGTTTCTTTGGTATTCTGATCGGTGCCCGCCTGGGACACTGTTTGTTCTATGATCCGGGATATTATCTGTCTCATTTCTGGGAAATGATCCTTCCCATCAAGTTTATGCCGGACGGAAACTGGAAGTTTACCGGATACGAAGGATTGGCCAGTCATGGCGGTACATTGGGATTGATAGTAGCACTTTGGCTGTATTGCCGTAAGACAAAGCTCCATTATATGGATGTGTTGGACATGATTGCCGTAGCTACTCCAATCACAGCCTGCTTCATCCGTCTTGCCAACCTGATGAACTCTGAAATCATCGGCAAGCCGACTGATGTACCCTGGGCATTCATTTTTGAACGTGTGGATATGCAACCCCGCCATCCGGGACAGCTTTACGAAGCCATCGCCTATCTTATCCTGTTCTTCATCATGATTTATCTGTACAAGAATTATAGCAAAAAACTGCACCGTGGCTTCTTCTTCGGGCTTTGCCTGACTTATATCTTCACCTTCCGCTTTTTCATCGAATTCCTGAAAGAAAACCAGGAAGATTTTGAAAACAACATGATGCTCAATATGGGACAATGGTTAAGCGTTCCGTTTATAATAATAGGTGTCTATTTTATGTTCTTCTATGACAAGAAGAAAAAGAAAATAGCCTAG
- the ychF gene encoding redox-regulated ATPase YchF: MALQCGIVGLPNVGKSTLFNCLSNAKAQAANFPFCTIEPNVGVITVPDERLNALAELVHPQRIVPTTVEIVDIAGLVKGASKGEGLGNKFLANIRETDAIIHVLRCFDDENVTHVDGSVNPVRDKEIIDYELQLKDLETIESRIQKVQKQAQTGGDKAAKLAYDVLVQYKDALEQGKSARTVTFETKDEQKIAHELFLLTSKPVMYVCNVDEASAVNGNKYVDMVREAVKDEDAQILIVAAKTEADIAELETYEDRQMFLAEVGLEESGVARLIKSAYRLLNLETYFTAGVQEVRAWTYEKGWKAPQCAGVIHTDFEKGFIRAEVIKYEDYIQYGSEAAVKEAGKLGVEGKEYVVQDGDIMHFRFNV, translated from the coding sequence ATGGCATTGCAATGTGGTATTGTCGGACTACCGAACGTGGGTAAGTCGACACTTTTCAACTGTTTGTCGAACGCAAAAGCACAGGCGGCAAACTTCCCTTTCTGTACAATTGAACCCAATGTAGGTGTAATCACTGTTCCCGACGAACGTCTGAATGCACTCGCTGAATTGGTACATCCCCAACGAATTGTTCCTACAACTGTAGAAATAGTAGATATCGCCGGACTGGTGAAAGGCGCAAGCAAAGGAGAAGGACTGGGAAACAAGTTCCTTGCCAATATCCGTGAGACAGACGCGATTATCCACGTACTCCGTTGCTTCGATGACGAGAACGTGACACACGTAGACGGAAGCGTAAATCCCGTCCGCGACAAAGAAATCATCGACTACGAACTCCAACTAAAAGATCTGGAAACGATCGAAAGCCGTATCCAGAAAGTACAAAAACAAGCACAGACGGGTGGAGACAAAGCTGCAAAGTTGGCTTACGATGTACTCGTTCAATATAAAGATGCACTGGAACAGGGAAAATCTGCACGTACAGTGACTTTTGAAACAAAAGACGAACAAAAGATTGCTCACGAACTGTTCTTATTGACCAGCAAACCGGTAATGTATGTCTGCAATGTTGATGAAGCAAGCGCAGTAAACGGAAATAAATACGTAGATATGGTACGCGAAGCCGTAAAAGACGAGGATGCTCAGATCCTGATTGTCGCAGCTAAAACAGAAGCGGACATCGCCGAACTGGAAACGTATGAAGACCGTCAGATGTTCCTTGCCGAAGTAGGGCTGGAAGAGTCGGGCGTAGCACGTCTTATCAAATCTGCTTACAGACTCCTGAATCTTGAAACATATTTCACTGCCGGTGTACAGGAAGTACGTGCCTGGACATACGAAAAAGGATGGAAAGCTCCTCAATGTGCCGGAGTAATCCACACCGATTTTGAAAAAGGCTTTATCCGTGCCGAAGTTATCAAATACGAAGATTATATCCAATACGGCTCGGAAGCAGCTGTGAAAGAAGCCGGAAAACTGGGCGTGGAAGGAAAAGAGTATGTCGTACAGGATGGCGACATCATGCATTTCCGTTTCAACGTGTGA
- a CDS encoding RagB/SusD family nutrient uptake outer membrane protein, with product MKRIRIYLYIGIISFCTSCSDFLDKVPDERTQIDSPDKVSALLVNAYPKVSYAAIVNTRCDYITDFGSVYSGAQPGALFSFMGENFLWKDVIENGNDSFEKFWTGCYAAIAVSNQALASIDELGTPSSIINQKGEALMTRAFSHFCLTSLFAQQYDESTASLYPGIPYVEKPETRPVEQYERETVADTYRKITKDFEDSYPLMTDGSIYTAPKYHFNKKSAAAFGTRLYLFMKQYDKVLEYANQLISIPSQFETLTDSKGEPLKNQDGTPQQYISKDDPAFSFVSNNFHPFATTYMDASGYIEMRSYFCSSSTNANLLITEALSSIAWGELPFYSRYGLSSTDIGKTINADNVTNGMWAIPYYGTSNFYFIPKFTQFTKQESLDASNFLPYANIPVLRMEEVLLNRAEAYLMLNQYDKAIADLNLYASQRFVIARSPASSRYYDSKELCITRDKILNFYKTKLNNTDHFINKYNQTDSWSDLKKGILLAILDFRSIEFYNEGLRWYDIVRWNIPVTHTQANGSKSSLMPDDDRRVLQIPEMATISGIKLNPRNNVNNTWE from the coding sequence ATGAAAAGAATTAGAATATACTTATATATTGGAATCATATCCTTTTGCACCAGTTGCTCTGACTTTTTGGACAAGGTGCCCGACGAACGAACTCAAATAGATTCTCCGGATAAAGTATCCGCATTATTAGTAAATGCGTATCCGAAAGTCTCTTATGCAGCTATTGTCAACACTCGTTGTGATTACATAACCGACTTCGGAAGTGTTTACTCGGGTGCGCAACCAGGAGCCTTATTCAGCTTTATGGGTGAAAATTTCTTATGGAAAGACGTAATAGAAAATGGGAATGACTCTTTCGAGAAATTCTGGACAGGATGTTATGCAGCTATTGCAGTATCCAACCAGGCGCTAGCTTCTATCGACGAGCTGGGAACTCCTTCAAGCATAATCAACCAAAAGGGAGAAGCACTCATGACAAGAGCCTTCTCACATTTTTGCCTTACTTCACTCTTTGCCCAGCAATATGATGAATCAACTGCATCGCTATATCCGGGTATTCCTTATGTAGAAAAACCCGAAACACGACCTGTAGAACAGTATGAACGGGAAACGGTGGCAGACACTTATAGAAAAATCACAAAAGATTTTGAAGACAGCTATCCTCTTATGACAGATGGAAGCATTTACACTGCTCCCAAATATCATTTCAACAAAAAATCAGCCGCTGCCTTTGGTACCCGCCTTTATCTATTCATGAAACAATACGACAAAGTACTTGAGTATGCCAATCAACTCATTTCCATACCGTCACAATTTGAAACATTGACGGATAGTAAAGGAGAACCTCTTAAAAATCAAGATGGCACACCGCAACAATATATCTCAAAAGATGATCCTGCATTTTCGTTTGTAAGCAACAACTTTCATCCTTTTGCAACAACTTACATGGATGCAAGTGGATATATTGAAATGCGTTCGTATTTCTGCAGTTCTTCCACCAATGCCAATTTATTGATTACAGAAGCATTGTCTTCAATCGCCTGGGGAGAATTACCCTTCTATTCAAGATATGGTTTATCTTCTACTGACATTGGCAAGACAATCAATGCAGATAATGTTACAAATGGCATGTGGGCTATTCCCTATTACGGTACATCCAATTTCTACTTCATACCTAAATTTACCCAATTTACTAAACAAGAATCTTTAGACGCATCCAACTTTTTGCCGTATGCCAATATTCCTGTTTTGAGAATGGAAGAAGTGTTATTAAACCGTGCAGAAGCCTACCTAATGCTTAACCAATATGACAAAGCTATCGCTGATCTAAATTTATATGCCAGCCAACGTTTTGTTATAGCAAGAAGCCCGGCATCAAGCAGATACTATGATTCTAAAGAATTATGTATTACACGCGATAAGATACTCAATTTCTATAAAACCAAACTTAATAATACTGATCACTTCATCAATAAGTACAATCAGACAGACTCTTGGAGTGATTTGAAAAAAGGTATCCTACTTGCAATACTTGATTTCAGAAGTATAGAGTTTTATAATGAAGGACTTAGATGGTATGATATTGTACGCTGGAATATCCCCGTCACCCATACCCAGGCTAACGGCAGCAAGTCCAGCTTAATGCCGGACGACGACCGAAGGGTACTACAAATTCCGGAAATGGCAACTATTTCGGGAATAAAACTTAATCCAAGAAATAACGTAAATAATACATGGGAATAA
- a CDS encoding putative zinc-binding metallopeptidase — translation MKTTNHIAKWIQAYFMLLFCISTVIFTACNEDKLNLDQEIYGLGGNDEQKNELDKWLYENYTQAYNIEVKYKWNSYELNTTAQLVPIMERFVKPSMDMIQRVWFEPYKQLAGDKFLREMTPKKIILVGSPEYNADGSQVLGQAEGARKITLFDGNSYNPGDADWIRSIMHTIEHEFAHILHQTKMYDSSFKDISAGDYNPTGWTSETEVSALLAGFYSPYAMSGVDEDFVEVASLIMVYGKEWRDYRINLLESLTTSPPSEGETAEETAQRIALANQAQTALTRLLAKEEIVVNYFKNVWNVQFYDNAMGNKGLVSLVQDAINQIVNENTPE, via the coding sequence ATGAAAACAACAAATCACATTGCCAAATGGATACAAGCATATTTCATGCTACTATTCTGCATTAGTACTGTTATTTTCACTGCCTGTAATGAGGACAAACTCAATCTTGACCAAGAGATTTATGGATTGGGTGGAAATGACGAGCAAAAAAATGAACTGGATAAATGGTTATATGAAAACTATACCCAAGCTTATAATATCGAAGTGAAATATAAATGGAACAGTTATGAACTGAACACTACTGCCCAACTAGTCCCTATTATGGAACGCTTCGTAAAACCTTCTATGGATATGATTCAACGAGTTTGGTTTGAGCCTTATAAACAATTGGCAGGAGATAAATTTCTTAGAGAAATGACACCTAAGAAAATCATTTTGGTAGGTAGCCCGGAGTATAATGCAGATGGCAGTCAAGTATTGGGACAGGCTGAAGGTGCCCGTAAAATTACATTGTTTGATGGTAACAGCTACAATCCGGGTGATGCAGACTGGATACGTTCTATCATGCATACCATCGAACACGAATTCGCCCATATTCTCCATCAAACCAAAATGTATGATTCCAGTTTCAAAGATATATCAGCCGGAGATTATAATCCGACAGGATGGACTTCCGAAACAGAAGTAAGCGCATTGCTTGCCGGATTCTATTCCCCATATGCAATGTCGGGAGTTGATGAAGATTTCGTTGAAGTGGCCTCACTAATAATGGTGTATGGAAAAGAATGGCGTGACTATCGGATTAATTTACTCGAGAGTTTAACAACGTCTCCTCCTTCAGAAGGTGAGACCGCGGAAGAAACAGCACAACGTATCGCCCTTGCCAATCAGGCACAAACGGCTTTAACCAGATTATTGGCTAAAGAAGAAATTGTGGTCAATTACTTTAAAAATGTATGGAACGTACAGTTTTATGACAACGCAATGGGAAATAAAGGATTAGTGTCTTTAGTACAAGATGCTATTAATCAAATTGTAAATGAAAACACTCCAGAATAA
- a CDS encoding ketopantoate reductase family protein, with product MKYLIAGTGGVGGSIAGFLSLAGKDITCIARGAHLQSIQTNGLKLKSDLKGEHTLRIPATTAEEFNGKADVVFVCVKGYSVDSIIELIKRAAHKDTVVIPILNVYGTGPRIQKLVPEVTVLDGCIYIVGFVSGTGEITQMGKIFRLVYGAHHGTIVKPGLLEAIQQDLQEAGIKVDLSSDINRDTFIKWSFISAMAVTGAYYDVPMGEVQKPGKIRDTFIGLSTESAALGKKLGIEFPEDPISYNLRVIDKLDPESTASMQKDLARGHDSEIQGLLFDMIAAAEEQGIDIPTYRMVAEKFKEQSL from the coding sequence ATGAAATATCTCATTGCAGGAACGGGAGGTGTAGGCGGCAGTATCGCAGGATTCTTGTCGCTGGCAGGCAAAGATATAACTTGTATTGCCCGTGGAGCTCATTTGCAGTCGATTCAAACGAACGGTTTGAAACTGAAGTCGGATTTGAAGGGCGAACATACGCTCCGGATTCCGGCAACTACCGCTGAAGAATTCAATGGAAAAGCAGATGTGGTATTCGTATGCGTGAAAGGTTACTCGGTCGATTCTATCATAGAACTGATTAAAAGGGCAGCACACAAAGACACGGTCGTCATCCCTATACTGAATGTGTACGGCACAGGACCGCGCATACAAAAGCTGGTTCCGGAAGTTACTGTTCTCGACGGATGCATCTATATCGTAGGTTTCGTATCCGGCACAGGAGAAATCACCCAAATGGGAAAGATATTCCGTCTAGTATATGGTGCCCATCACGGTACAATTGTAAAGCCCGGATTGCTGGAAGCCATCCAACAAGACTTGCAGGAAGCAGGCATAAAGGTAGACCTGTCATCGGACATCAACCGGGATACGTTTATCAAATGGTCGTTTATCTCTGCAATGGCTGTGACGGGCGCTTACTACGATGTTCCGATGGGAGAAGTACAGAAACCGGGAAAGATACGGGATACATTTATCGGACTTTCTACGGAAAGCGCCGCCTTAGGAAAGAAACTGGGCATTGAATTCCCGGAGGACCCCATCAGCTACAATCTGAGAGTCATCGACAAACTTGATCCCGAAAGCACTGCTTCCATGCAGAAAGATCTGGCACGCGGACATGACTCTGAAATACAGGGATTGCTCTTCGATATGATTGCAGCCGCCGAAGAACAAGGGATTGATATACCAACATACCGAATGGTTGCGGAAAAATTCAAAGAACAGTCACTATAA
- a CDS encoding DUF4302 domain-containing protein, giving the protein MENPDKRIQSKMQEYTDILTEAPDGWIAEINTQLGGIHTLWMQFTPDNRVSMMFDYVEYYRDLKSSPFESSYILKALQGPTISFDTYSFLSIFADPNQLMNGAGQAGTGLGADYEYEIISYKNDQFLLKGRKNKMEATLTKATNEEKEAIQDGALMENQDQAPIYQKKYFTFNYKGQAYDFVSNGRKTGFLSAYNGNPTLQIEGSKIDLNGNIVMMNPLILDGYEIYQFNKTSTGYTTQVGNDILEIKGGTTPIVPLFNAPPGAIHQTMVVYNDMQNQWSSEYFDKHKAAVSNLFAFTQTQFYIVYVAIHMYTDGSIVEIGYKIYQNGSLGADTYGFYYTFNYQKNSDGSITFGDYTPFDTSNPNHEEFDKCLSPILDGYFKKHKFFIKSWPALYNNSSQYVMSSLIPAEDKTLGVMVGVPMTF; this is encoded by the coding sequence ATGGAAAATCCTGACAAACGGATTCAATCTAAAATGCAAGAATATACTGATATACTCACAGAAGCCCCCGATGGATGGATTGCAGAAATAAATACCCAATTAGGGGGTATTCATACCTTATGGATGCAATTCACTCCGGACAATCGAGTATCTATGATGTTCGATTATGTAGAATATTACCGTGACTTAAAATCGAGTCCGTTTGAAAGTAGCTATATACTAAAAGCACTACAAGGACCCACAATCTCATTTGATACATATTCTTTCTTATCCATCTTTGCTGATCCAAATCAGTTGATGAATGGTGCCGGACAAGCAGGAACCGGACTGGGAGCAGACTACGAATACGAAATTATATCCTACAAAAACGACCAGTTCCTCCTAAAAGGAAGAAAAAACAAAATGGAAGCTACACTGACTAAAGCTACCAATGAAGAAAAAGAGGCCATCCAAGATGGTGCCTTAATGGAAAATCAGGATCAGGCCCCTATATATCAAAAGAAATACTTTACTTTCAATTATAAAGGACAAGCGTACGATTTTGTATCTAATGGTAGAAAAACCGGTTTCTTATCCGCTTATAACGGAAATCCAACCCTACAAATAGAAGGTTCTAAAATAGACCTGAACGGAAATATCGTAATGATGAACCCGTTAATCCTTGATGGTTACGAAATTTATCAGTTCAACAAGACATCCACCGGATACACTACACAAGTAGGCAATGATATACTTGAAATTAAAGGAGGTACTACACCAATTGTTCCTCTATTCAATGCACCTCCAGGAGCAATTCATCAGACAATGGTAGTGTACAACGATATGCAAAATCAATGGTCATCCGAATATTTTGATAAACATAAAGCTGCTGTTTCGAATTTATTTGCATTCACTCAAACTCAATTCTATATTGTGTATGTTGCCATACACATGTACACAGACGGAAGTATAGTGGAGATTGGTTATAAAATATATCAAAACGGTTCATTAGGAGCCGATACTTACGGATTCTATTATACATTCAACTATCAGAAGAATTCAGATGGTTCTATCACTTTTGGAGATTATACACCGTTCGATACAAGCAATCCTAATCACGAAGAGTTCGACAAATGTCTGTCACCTATTTTAGATGGTTACTTTAAAAAACACAAATTCTTCATTAAAAGCTGGCCGGCTTTGTACAACAATTCCAGCCAATATGTGATGTCCTCGCTAATTCCTGCAGAAGATAAGACACTTGGTGTCATGGTAGGCGTACCTATGACGTTCTAA